One genomic window of Azospirillum sp. TSH58 includes the following:
- a CDS encoding GNAT family N-acetyltransferase yields the protein MNDNGILIRPAEPDDAPDLARLIDMAGGGVYEFLLDGLVPGQTAAEMLVPGLAGTSGSFSHRHSGVAEVAGRIVGVVHAYPVDWIKTQDYSGLPVDRLAHMEDFNRVHDWGSYFLSALAVDPAWRRQGVASRLLAWVYERARRGRFDRVTLHVWADNADARRLYAKEGFAEIGRADIPWHERLPHQGGSVLLRRAV from the coding sequence ATGAATGACAACGGCATCCTCATCCGCCCGGCCGAGCCGGACGACGCGCCCGACCTGGCGCGGCTGATCGACATGGCCGGCGGCGGCGTCTACGAATTCCTGCTCGACGGGCTGGTGCCCGGCCAGACGGCGGCGGAGATGCTGGTGCCGGGGCTGGCGGGCACGTCGGGGTCGTTCTCCCACCGCCATTCGGGCGTGGCGGAGGTGGCGGGGCGCATCGTCGGGGTCGTCCACGCCTACCCTGTGGATTGGATCAAGACCCAGGACTACAGCGGACTGCCCGTCGACCGGCTGGCCCACATGGAGGATTTCAACCGCGTGCACGACTGGGGCAGCTATTTCCTGTCGGCGCTGGCCGTCGACCCGGCGTGGCGCCGCCAAGGCGTCGCCTCCCGGCTTCTCGCCTGGGTCTATGAGCGGGCGCGCCGCGGCCGGTTCGACCGGGTGACGCTGCATGTCTGGGCCGACAACGCCGACGCGCGCCGGCTCTATGCCAAGGAGGGCTTCGCCGAGATCGGCCGCGCCGACATCCCCTGGCACGAGCGGCTGCCGCACCAGGGGGGAAGCGTGCTGCTCCGGCGCGCGGTCTAG
- a CDS encoding phosphatidylserine decarboxylase, with protein MSALNTVVVPIHRAGWPFIAAFAVVSLILGLAVAKPLGWLGLVLTLWCVYFFRDPDRVTPTRPGLLVSPADGRVTMIVPAVPPPELGMGDKPLTRVSIFLNVFNVHVNRVPADGTVVAAEYHKGTFVNAALDKASEENERAAFRHRLPDGREIAYVQIAGLVARRILYWVKAGQEVKAGERFGLIRFGSRTDVYLPDGVAPLVCVGQTAIGGETVLADLTTTEPQRQGDVRR; from the coding sequence ATGTCCGCCCTCAATACCGTAGTCGTTCCGATCCACCGCGCCGGCTGGCCCTTCATCGCCGCCTTCGCCGTGGTCTCCCTGATTCTCGGGCTTGCCGTGGCGAAGCCGCTGGGCTGGCTGGGTCTCGTGCTCACCCTGTGGTGCGTGTATTTCTTCCGCGATCCCGATCGCGTGACGCCGACGCGCCCCGGCCTGCTGGTCAGCCCCGCCGACGGGCGCGTGACCATGATCGTTCCCGCGGTTCCGCCGCCGGAGCTGGGCATGGGCGACAAGCCGCTGACCCGCGTCAGCATCTTCCTCAACGTCTTCAACGTGCACGTCAACCGCGTGCCGGCGGACGGCACGGTGGTCGCGGCGGAGTATCACAAGGGCACCTTCGTGAACGCCGCGCTGGACAAGGCCAGCGAGGAGAACGAGCGCGCCGCCTTCCGCCACCGTCTTCCCGACGGGCGTGAGATTGCCTATGTGCAGATCGCCGGCCTCGTCGCCCGCCGCATCCTCTACTGGGTGAAGGCCGGCCAGGAGGTCAAGGCGGGCGAGCGGTTCGGCCTGATCCGATTCGGCAGCCGCACCGACGTCTATCTGCCGGACGGCGTGGCCCCGCTGGTCTGCGTCGGGCAGACGGCGATCGGCGGCGAGACCGTGCTGGCCGACCTGACCACCACCGAACCGCAACGGCAGGGGGATGTCCGCCGATGA
- a CDS encoding LysM peptidoglycan-binding domain-containing protein, producing the protein MKQALLFGGAAAAAAAVVAYLAFDPAPTPGSRAGTAGSGTTVALGSVTPVKPPANAPAPAKAAEEPAGPRFDIVRVAPDGATVMAGRATPGSSVTVHDGERSLGSVNADARGEWVLLPDQPLAPGARELSLSEKATPAADPTPSERVVVVVVPDPPPATGGASSEAPTGPLAVAMPRGGLGDGQGGSTVLQAPKGPAAPATRGVAAPPPPGGVSLESMDYDASGQVAMGGRAQPGSAVQLYLDNLLVGSAHTDPNGQWRLRPERAVPPGVYTLRADQVTDSGKVTARVELPVQVSEVPANLPDGRSMVVQPGNSLWRIARSTYGHGVQYTLIYEANRGQIRDPDLIYPGQIFALPVSN; encoded by the coding sequence GTGAAGCAAGCTCTCCTGTTCGGCGGTGCGGCGGCGGCGGCCGCCGCCGTGGTCGCGTATCTGGCCTTCGATCCGGCCCCCACGCCGGGCTCCCGCGCCGGAACGGCCGGGTCCGGAACAACCGTCGCGCTGGGCAGCGTGACCCCGGTCAAGCCGCCGGCCAACGCGCCCGCTCCGGCGAAGGCCGCGGAGGAGCCCGCCGGTCCACGCTTCGACATCGTGCGCGTCGCCCCGGACGGCGCCACCGTGATGGCCGGCCGCGCCACGCCGGGCTCCTCGGTGACCGTCCATGACGGGGAGCGCTCGCTCGGCTCCGTCAACGCCGACGCGCGCGGCGAGTGGGTCCTTCTTCCCGACCAGCCCCTGGCCCCCGGCGCCCGCGAACTGAGCCTGTCGGAGAAGGCGACCCCGGCCGCCGACCCGACTCCGTCGGAGCGCGTCGTGGTGGTCGTGGTGCCCGACCCGCCGCCCGCCACCGGCGGTGCGTCTTCGGAAGCGCCCACCGGGCCGCTGGCCGTCGCCATGCCGCGCGGCGGGTTGGGCGACGGGCAGGGCGGCAGCACCGTGCTCCAGGCACCGAAGGGGCCGGCCGCCCCCGCGACCCGCGGCGTGGCGGCCCCGCCGCCGCCGGGAGGCGTGTCGCTGGAAAGCATGGATTACGACGCTTCGGGGCAGGTCGCCATGGGTGGCCGGGCGCAGCCGGGCAGCGCCGTTCAGCTCTATCTCGACAATCTTCTGGTCGGGAGCGCCCACACCGACCCGAACGGCCAGTGGCGGCTGCGCCCGGAGCGCGCCGTGCCGCCGGGCGTCTACACGCTGCGCGCCGATCAGGTGACCGACTCGGGCAAGGTCACCGCCCGCGTCGAGCTGCCGGTTCAGGTGTCGGAGGTTCCGGCCAACCTGCCGGACGGTCGGTCGATGGTCGTCCAGCCCGGCAACAGCCTGTGGCGGATCGCCCGCTCCACCTACGGACACGGCGTGCAGTACACGCTGATCTACGAGGCCAACCGCGGCCAGATCCGCGACCCGGACCTGATCTATCCCGGCCAGATCTTCGCTCTGCCGGTTTCGAATTAG
- the prmB gene encoding 50S ribosomal protein L3 N(5)-glutamine methyltransferase: protein MTKPSLDLTPADAATELRTVRDLIRYGVSRFNEADLDYGHGTTNAHDEAVFMVLEGLSLPIDQLDPYVDARLTLAERRKVADLLHARVETRKPASYLLNKAYIQGIPFYVDERVIVPRSYIGEILFSDLIGGDDFTLVEDPTEVERVLDLCTGSGCLAILAAQIFPEAQVDAVDLSADALEVAKRNVADSGFEDRIALHHGDLFAPLKNRKYDVIITNPPYVDAEAMANLPPEFRHEPQMALASGEDGLDIVRRILKEAPKHLTPEGGLLCEFGTGREILEAEYPDLDFFWVETANSFGEVFWLTRDQLKPGR, encoded by the coding sequence GTGACCAAGCCCTCCCTGGACCTCACCCCCGCCGACGCGGCGACCGAGCTGCGCACCGTCCGCGACCTGATCCGCTACGGCGTCAGCCGCTTCAACGAGGCCGATCTGGACTACGGCCACGGCACCACCAACGCCCATGACGAGGCGGTGTTCATGGTGCTGGAAGGGCTGAGCCTGCCCATCGACCAGCTCGACCCCTATGTGGACGCCCGGCTGACCCTGGCGGAGCGCCGCAAGGTCGCCGACCTGCTGCACGCCCGCGTGGAGACGCGCAAGCCGGCCTCCTACCTGCTGAACAAGGCCTACATCCAGGGCATCCCCTTCTATGTGGACGAGCGGGTGATCGTCCCGCGCTCCTACATCGGGGAAATCCTGTTCTCCGACCTGATCGGCGGCGACGACTTCACGCTGGTGGAGGACCCGACGGAGGTCGAGCGGGTTCTCGACCTCTGCACCGGCTCCGGCTGCCTCGCCATCCTGGCCGCCCAGATCTTCCCGGAGGCCCAGGTGGACGCGGTGGACCTGTCCGCCGACGCGCTGGAGGTGGCCAAGCGCAACGTGGCGGACAGCGGGTTCGAGGACCGCATCGCCCTGCACCACGGCGACCTGTTCGCGCCGCTGAAGAACCGCAAGTACGACGTCATCATCACCAACCCGCCCTATGTGGACGCCGAGGCGATGGCCAACCTGCCGCCGGAGTTCCGCCATGAGCCGCAGATGGCCCTGGCCTCGGGCGAGGACGGGCTGGACATCGTCCGCCGCATCCTGAAGGAGGCGCCCAAGCACCTGACTCCGGAAGGCGGCCTGCTCTGCGAGTTCGGCACGGGCCGCGAGATCCTGGAGGCCGAGTACCCGGACCTCGACTTCTTCTGGGTGGAGACCGCCAACAGCTTCGGCGAGGTCTTCTGGCTGACCCGCGACCAGCTGAAGCCGGGCCGGTAA
- the pssA gene encoding CDP-diacylglycerol--serine O-phosphatidyltransferase, translating into MKRPVFKPAVFRKRRARRPHPRLKGLSINHLLPNVLTVLALCSGLTAIRFAMHERWEQAVVCIVIAAIFDALDGRIARLLNGQSKFGAELDSLSDVISFGVAPAFMMYLWALNGAGSLGWIAAMAYAVCAALRLARFNSRLDVDLPPWAFNYFTGVPAPAGAGLAVLPMVIGFEAGPDIAGHPAVVVPWTLAMGGLMVSTLPTFSFKGMRVPTQYVVPGLVGVGLLAASLVSQPWWTLAFLGLAYLASLPFSVAQFRKLQHAAQLMQEAEEPPAEEAVAPAPDAPSSPETARTADVTKTAND; encoded by the coding sequence ATGAAGCGTCCGGTCTTCAAGCCGGCAGTGTTCCGCAAGCGCCGGGCGCGCCGTCCGCATCCGCGGCTGAAGGGGTTGTCGATCAACCATCTTCTGCCCAACGTGCTGACGGTGCTGGCGCTGTGCTCCGGCCTGACGGCCATCCGCTTCGCTATGCACGAGCGGTGGGAGCAGGCGGTGGTCTGCATCGTCATCGCGGCGATCTTCGACGCGCTGGACGGGCGGATCGCCCGCCTGCTGAACGGGCAGAGCAAGTTCGGCGCCGAGCTGGACAGCCTGTCCGACGTCATCAGCTTCGGCGTGGCCCCCGCCTTCATGATGTATCTGTGGGCGCTGAACGGCGCCGGCAGCCTGGGCTGGATCGCCGCCATGGCCTACGCCGTCTGCGCGGCGCTGCGGCTCGCCCGCTTCAACTCCCGCCTGGACGTCGACCTGCCGCCCTGGGCCTTCAACTACTTCACGGGGGTTCCCGCCCCGGCGGGCGCCGGTCTGGCCGTGCTGCCCATGGTCATCGGCTTCGAGGCCGGGCCGGACATCGCCGGCCACCCGGCCGTCGTCGTGCCCTGGACGCTGGCGATGGGCGGGCTGATGGTCAGCACGCTGCCGACCTTCTCCTTCAAGGGCATGCGGGTGCCGACCCAGTATGTGGTGCCGGGACTGGTCGGCGTCGGCCTGCTCGCCGCCTCGCTGGTCAGTCAGCCCTGGTGGACCCTGGCCTTCCTCGGGCTGGCCTATCTGGCGAGCCTGCCCTTCTCGGTGGCGCAGTTCCGCAAGCTGCAGCACGCCGCCCAGCTGATGCAGGAGGCGGAGGAGCCGCCGGCCGAGGAGGCCGTGGCCCCCGCTCCGGACGCGCCATCCTCGCCGGAAACGGCAAGGACGGCCGACGTCACGAAGACGGCCAACGACTGA
- the serA gene encoding phosphoglycerate dehydrogenase, protein MPAVTKLSLSKDKINILLLEGVHDNAINELAHGGYATVERLPHALDESELLERIGSVHMLGIRSRTHLTAKVLEAATRLFSVGCFCIGTNQVDLKAARRLGIPVFNAPYSNTRSVAELVIGEIIMLMRGIFSKSNLVHGGGWMKSAKDSYEIRGKTLGIVGYGHIGTQVSIMAESMGMKVRYYDVVNKLALGNAQSCHSLEELLAVSDVVTLHVPDTPQTRDMIGEAQIRAMKKGAHLINAARGKVVVIEALAAALKDKHLLGAAIDVFPKEPGGDKEVFESALRGLDNVILTPHIGGSTMEAQANIGTEVSQKLIEYSDNGSTMGAVNFPQVGLPVVHAGSTRFLHVHENRPGVLRKINEVFSGRNLNIAAQYLQTDPELGYVVVDVDGDVDENEVASDLRAIEGTLKARFLYPGKR, encoded by the coding sequence ATGCCGGCCGTGACGAAGCTCTCGCTCTCCAAGGACAAGATCAACATCCTGCTGCTCGAAGGCGTTCACGACAACGCCATCAACGAGCTGGCGCATGGCGGCTACGCCACCGTGGAGCGTCTGCCGCACGCGCTGGACGAATCGGAGCTGCTGGAGCGCATCGGGTCCGTCCACATGCTGGGCATCCGCTCGCGCACCCATCTGACCGCCAAGGTGCTGGAGGCCGCGACCCGCCTGTTCAGCGTCGGCTGCTTCTGCATCGGCACCAATCAGGTCGATCTGAAGGCCGCCCGCCGACTCGGCATCCCGGTCTTCAACGCGCCCTATTCGAACACCCGGTCGGTGGCGGAGCTGGTGATCGGCGAGATCATCATGCTGATGCGCGGCATCTTCTCGAAGTCGAACCTCGTGCATGGCGGCGGCTGGATGAAGTCGGCCAAGGACAGCTACGAGATCCGCGGCAAGACGCTGGGCATCGTCGGCTACGGCCACATCGGCACCCAGGTGTCGATCATGGCCGAGTCGATGGGCATGAAGGTCCGCTACTACGACGTCGTGAACAAGCTGGCGCTCGGCAACGCGCAGTCCTGCCACTCGCTGGAGGAACTGCTGGCGGTGTCCGACGTGGTGACCCTGCACGTCCCCGACACGCCGCAGACCCGCGACATGATCGGCGAGGCGCAGATCCGCGCCATGAAGAAGGGCGCCCACCTGATCAACGCCGCCCGCGGCAAGGTCGTGGTGATCGAGGCGCTGGCCGCCGCCCTGAAGGACAAGCATCTGCTGGGTGCTGCCATCGACGTGTTCCCGAAGGAGCCGGGCGGCGACAAGGAGGTGTTCGAGAGCGCGCTGCGCGGGCTCGACAACGTGATCCTGACCCCGCACATCGGCGGTTCGACGATGGAGGCGCAGGCCAACATCGGCACCGAGGTGTCGCAGAAGCTGATCGAGTATTCGGACAACGGCTCGACCATGGGTGCGGTGAACTTCCCGCAGGTCGGCCTGCCGGTGGTCCACGCCGGTTCCACCCGCTTCCTGCACGTCCACGAGAACCGTCCGGGCGTGCTGCGCAAGATCAACGAGGTCTTCTCGGGCCGCAACCTGAACATCGCCGCGCAGTATCTCCAGACCGACCCGGAGCTGGGCTACGTCGTGGTGGATGTCGACGGCGACGTGGACGAGAACGAGGTGGCGAGCGATCTGCGCGCCATCGAGGGCACGCTGAAGGCCCGCTTCCTCTATCCGGGCAAGCGCTGA
- the arsC gene encoding arsenate reductase (glutaredoxin) (This arsenate reductase requires both glutathione and glutaredoxin to convert arsenate to arsenite, after which the efflux transporter formed by ArsA and ArsB can extrude the arsenite from the cell, providing resistance.), with the protein MSDVTIYHNPRCTKSRQTLELLRSRGVEPTVVEYLKTPPGPAELKAILGKLGKGPRDILRAKEAAEAGIAKDLDGDALIDALSANPAAIERPIVVTGDKARVGRPPESVLEIL; encoded by the coding sequence ATGAGCGACGTCACCATCTACCACAACCCGCGCTGCACCAAGTCGCGCCAGACGCTGGAGCTTCTGAGGTCCAGGGGCGTCGAGCCCACCGTCGTGGAGTATCTGAAGACCCCGCCCGGCCCGGCGGAGCTGAAGGCCATCCTGGGCAAGCTGGGCAAGGGCCCGCGCGACATCCTGCGCGCCAAGGAGGCGGCGGAGGCCGGGATCGCCAAGGATCTCGACGGCGACGCCCTGATCGACGCATTGTCCGCCAACCCCGCCGCCATCGAGCGGCCCATCGTCGTCACGGGCGACAAGGCCCGCGTGGGCCGTCCGCCGGAAAGCGTTCTGGAGATCCTGTAA
- a CDS encoding HNH endonuclease, producing MPPHAPSFPPCPLCGRPMVPGPSLNEHHLIPRTYGGRDTVTMHRICHAKIHAVLSEAELRDHYHTIASLRAHPDIAAFLRWVSRKPPEFIDRHASGRGRRR from the coding sequence ATGCCGCCGCACGCCCCGTCCTTTCCCCCCTGCCCCCTCTGCGGCCGCCCGATGGTGCCCGGCCCCAGCCTGAACGAGCATCATCTGATCCCGCGCACCTATGGCGGGCGGGACACCGTGACCATGCACCGCATCTGCCACGCCAAGATCCACGCGGTGCTGAGCGAAGCGGAATTGCGCGACCACTACCACACCATCGCCAGCCTGCGTGCCCACCCGGACATCGCCGCCTTCCTGCGCTGGGTGTCCCGCAAGCCGCCGGAATTCATCGACCGCCACGCCTCCGGACGTGGGCGCCGGCGGTGA